Proteins encoded in a region of the Methanobrevibacter millerae genome:
- the tmk gene encoding dTMP kinase, which produces MYIVFEGIDGAGKSTQIQLLKEWLEDNGLEVETMVEPTDSEVGKLIRKILQRPDATTDSVQKTLGLLFAADRMLIMDKLSDDKKVIISDRSFISSLAYQEPADWISVLNKYAKKPDLLLLLDLDVKTSVSRTSGEDTFENEEFLTNVKSNYLDLVKDFNHEIIDANNGINKVSSDIKKAVASHVGLCRDCIL; this is translated from the coding sequence ATGTATATAGTTTTTGAAGGAATTGACGGAGCAGGTAAATCCACTCAAATCCAATTATTAAAAGAATGGTTGGAAGATAATGGATTGGAAGTAGAAACAATGGTCGAACCAACAGATTCTGAAGTTGGAAAATTGATTAGGAAGATACTGCAAAGACCTGATGCAACAACAGACAGTGTTCAAAAAACTTTAGGTTTGCTTTTTGCAGCAGATAGGATGCTTATTATGGATAAATTGAGTGATGATAAGAAAGTTATCATATCTGACAGGTCATTTATTTCATCTCTTGCTTATCAGGAGCCTGCAGATTGGATTAGTGTCTTAAATAAATATGCAAAAAAACCTGATTTGTTGCTTTTGCTTGACTTGGATGTTAAAACTTCTGTTTCTAGAACTTCTGGTGAAGATACATTTGAAAACGAGGAGTTCTTAACAAATGTCAAATCCAATTATTTGGATTTGGTAAAAGATTTTAATCACGAAATAATTGATGCAAATAATGGAATCAATAAGGTTTCATCAGACATTAAAAAGGCTGTGGCATCACATGTTGGATTGTGCAGGGATTGCATTTTATAA
- a CDS encoding U32 family peptidase has protein sequence MVLSELLAPAGSYDILVIAVNAGANAVYLAGQNYGARAFAKNFTIEEIEKAVNYAHLNDVKIHVTVNTLINNFEIIDVISYLFKLYQIGVDAVIVQDFGIIQLLKKLIPDLEVHASTQMALSNYSAIKWAYDNNIKRIVLPREKSIEEIKQIHDQLEKDNLKMDLEAFGHGALCYCVSGNCYMSSYNSGRSGNRGACAQPCRREYRLKYRGYNVGNGFLLSTHDLATYNNIKAISDAGVTSLKLEGRMKSGDYIGTIVNSYRNIIDGNPGDWEKDLHLVFNRRFTNGYIMNDKPGEVMGRGSSGHEGLYIGDIVNIEDTKVTIEIKNKEIPVILEKGDGIAFKYNGKIKGIYLENIIKQDENEIVIDTTRRVKVGTEVFISYSAKTHESLKQFKNETIKSKIPINVTFNFQKDLTASVKVEYYLDDELINFRHKAIARFEKAKNRPITKESIEKQLEKTGGTPFYMEKIKFNDMPDNLFIPISGLNKIRREILDKAQELLLNHYTPTKKSVKAARKRIEEFKKNYETYENKTNKKTRLSLFANDLSQVRAANGFDLKRIYLDVNCSYNSKDDYYNNIKDILKEAIQIAPEIEIVWVLSSFINEFELIKANEIIKELESEGYLISVMVDSPGAEKIFSCPIYGNHNLNVWNSYAVENLSKYKGLILSSELSGREIKEITRKNYIKNIDLEMIVHGNLEVIVSRDDFTNLNDGRDFIISNDAEYATLEDKKRKKFKYKIFFDYNRQSHILNKDCLCLIEEMNDIKNLNLDNLIVDCRYSNEKYTKQILSIYNESLSEISDEKLEEYKFKIMDFSQSYINKGNYIEGRLHEDT, from the coding sequence ATGGTTTTATCAGAATTATTGGCTCCAGCAGGTTCTTATGATATTTTAGTTATTGCAGTCAATGCAGGTGCTAATGCAGTTTATCTTGCAGGACAGAATTATGGTGCTAGAGCCTTTGCAAAAAACTTTACAATTGAAGAAATCGAAAAAGCTGTTAATTATGCTCATTTGAATGATGTTAAGATTCATGTTACAGTAAATACTTTAATAAATAACTTCGAGATTATTGATGTAATAAGCTACCTATTCAAATTATACCAGATAGGTGTTGATGCAGTCATCGTTCAGGATTTTGGAATTATCCAACTCTTAAAGAAATTAATTCCTGATTTGGAAGTTCATGCATCCACCCAGATGGCTTTAAGCAATTACAGTGCTATCAAATGGGCTTATGACAACAACATCAAAAGGATTGTTCTTCCAAGGGAAAAATCCATTGAAGAAATCAAACAGATACATGACCAACTTGAAAAAGATAATTTGAAAATGGATTTAGAGGCATTTGGACATGGTGCATTATGCTATTGTGTATCAGGAAACTGTTACATGTCATCATACAATAGCGGAAGAAGCGGCAATCGTGGAGCATGTGCTCAGCCCTGCAGAAGAGAATACCGTCTGAAATACAGAGGATATAACGTGGGAAACGGATTTTTACTGTCCACACATGACCTTGCAACATACAATAATATCAAAGCAATATCCGATGCGGGCGTAACCTCCCTAAAACTGGAAGGAAGGATGAAATCCGGAGACTATATTGGAACTATCGTCAACAGCTACAGAAACATTATTGACGGAAATCCCGGCGACTGGGAAAAGGATTTGCACCTTGTTTTCAACAGAAGATTCACCAACGGATACATAATGAACGACAAACCAGGAGAAGTCATGGGAAGAGGAAGTTCCGGCCATGAAGGACTATACATTGGAGATATTGTCAATATTGAAGATACCAAAGTGACAATAGAAATAAAGAACAAGGAAATACCAGTCATTTTAGAAAAGGGCGACGGCATAGCATTCAAATACAACGGCAAAATCAAGGGAATATATCTTGAAAACATAATAAAACAGGACGAAAACGAAATCGTTATTGATACGACCAGACGTGTTAAAGTGGGAACTGAGGTGTTCATCAGCTATTCAGCAAAAACCCATGAAAGCCTAAAGCAGTTTAAAAATGAAACAATCAAAAGCAAAATTCCTATTAATGTGACATTCAATTTCCAAAAGGATTTGACCGCATCAGTCAAAGTGGAGTATTACTTGGATGATGAACTGATTAACTTCAGACATAAGGCAATAGCCAGATTTGAAAAGGCCAAAAACAGACCAATAACCAAAGAGTCAATTGAAAAACAATTAGAAAAAACAGGAGGAACACCGTTTTATATGGAAAAAATCAAGTTTAATGATATGCCTGATAACTTATTTATACCAATCAGCGGTTTGAATAAAATTAGAAGAGAAATCCTTGATAAAGCTCAAGAATTACTCCTAAATCATTATACTCCAACAAAAAAATCTGTAAAAGCTGCAAGAAAAAGAATTGAAGAGTTCAAAAAGAATTATGAAACTTATGAAAACAAGACAAACAAAAAAACCAGACTCTCCCTTTTTGCAAATGACCTAAGCCAGGTCAGGGCTGCAAACGGTTTTGATTTGAAAAGGATTTATCTGGATGTTAACTGTTCATACAACAGCAAAGATGATTATTATAATAACATAAAAGATATTTTAAAAGAAGCAATACAGATTGCTCCCGAAATTGAAATCGTATGGGTTTTATCATCATTCATCAATGAATTTGAACTGATTAAAGCAAATGAAATTATTAAAGAACTTGAAAGTGAAGGATATCTTATTTCCGTCATGGTAGACTCACCGGGAGCAGAAAAAATCTTCAGCTGCCCAATATATGGAAACCATAACCTTAACGTGTGGAATTCATACGCTGTCGAAAATCTGTCAAAATATAAAGGACTGATATTATCATCAGAGCTTTCCGGAAGAGAAATAAAAGAAATAACCCGCAAAAACTATATCAAAAATATCGATTTGGAAATGATTGTTCACGGTAATCTGGAGGTTATCGTTAGCCGTGATGACTTTACAAACCTTAATGATGGACGGGACTTTATCATTTCAAATGATGCGGAATACGCAACCCTCGAAGATAAGAAAAGAAAGAAATTCAAATATAAAATATTTTTCGACTACAATAGGCAAAGCCACATATTGAATAAGGATTGCCTGTGTTTGATTGAGGAGATGAATGACATTAAAAATCTTAATTTGGACAATTTAATTGTTGACTGCAGATATTCGAATGAAAAATACACCAAACAGATTTTATCCATTTATAATGAAAGCTTAAGTGAAATCAGCGATGAAAAATTAGAGGAATATAAATTCAAGATAATGGATTTCTCACAGTCATACATAAATAAAGGAAATTATATTGAAGGAAGATTACATGAAGATACCTGA
- a CDS encoding ABC transporter permease has product MTIIGVMGCSALLIGAFGLYDGLNDVKEWEYSQINHYESKLIIDDNASISQIDKVASDVNGDKIMDERIELESGNAKKSGSILVLNDTDLITPTDKDKNHIEIGNDEVSISQKMSDTLNVGIGDTVNWHIMESDKWVNTKIDRIHADPISQGLIMSPYKLEELGLNYTPTSIITSDHVNKTYDIIKTTNTHEDIEKDWDGISQNMWLFIYILSFFACVLAIIVLYNLGLMSFTEIEREIATLKVLGFKSSALRRLLLTQNLIFTAIGFLLGVPLGMYIPNLMWTSSGTSFYIIPSLTNTNIIISAAITFSLSILVNLMFSGKIKKLDMVESLKANE; this is encoded by the coding sequence ATGACTATTATCGGAGTTATGGGTTGTAGTGCACTTTTAATTGGTGCATTTGGATTATATGATGGGTTAAATGATGTAAAAGAATGGGAATATAGTCAAATAAATCATTATGAATCAAAATTAATAATCGATGACAACGCATCAATATCACAAATTGATAAAGTGGCCAGCGATGTTAATGGAGATAAAATAATGGATGAAAGAATTGAACTCGAATCTGGCAATGCAAAAAAATCGGGATCGATTCTAGTTTTAAATGACACGGATTTAATAACGCCAACTGATAAGGATAAAAATCATATAGAAATCGGAAATGATGAAGTTTCAATTTCACAAAAAATGTCTGATACATTAAATGTAGGCATTGGCGATACCGTTAATTGGCATATCATGGAATCAGACAAATGGGTCAATACAAAAATTGATAGAATCCATGCAGATCCAATATCACAGGGTTTAATCATGTCCCCCTATAAATTGGAAGAGTTGGGTTTGAATTACACACCAACTAGCATCATAACCTCAGATCATGTAAATAAAACATATGATATCATTAAAACAACCAATACACATGAGGATATTGAAAAAGATTGGGACGGAATAAGCCAGAACATGTGGTTATTCATATACATATTATCATTCTTCGCTTGTGTTTTAGCAATTATTGTTTTGTATAATTTAGGATTGATGTCATTTACAGAAATTGAAAGAGAAATTGCGACACTTAAAGTTCTGGGATTTAAAAGCAGCGCATTAAGAAGATTATTGTTAACACAAAACCTGATATTTACAGCCATAGGATTCCTATTAGGTGTACCTTTAGGCATGTATATCCCAAACCTCATGTGGACGTCTTCAGGAACTTCATTTTATATAATACCTTCATTAACTAATACAAATATCATAATATCTGCTGCAATAACATTTTCATTGTCAATACTTGTAAATTTAATGTTTTCAGGTAAAATCAAGAAATTGGATATGGTTGAATCACTAAAAGCCAACGAATAA
- a CDS encoding U32 family peptidase yields the protein MKIPELLAPAGSMEHLKIAINAGASSVYLSGKNYGARKFAQNFTLDEIHEAVKLAHLHNVRVYVTVNTLIKESELESVLNYLNELYAIGVDAVLVQDLGLIELINRHLPKLKIHASTQLTCENQRKLDYLESKNVKRVVLTREMRKEEIENLKTNMELEIFAHGALCYSYSGQCLMSSFKGGRSGNRGTCAQPCRQKYRLNNKEDYYLSPRDLCLYDELKEISEMNIRCIKIEGRMRSKQYLAIVISEYRKALNKLKSNKTSKTENLKLVFNRGFTKGQFKSTYERSIRPGHLGLKIGKVIETKKSQIAIKLNDDLKTIPDKGDGLLFIKKDNDYGMEISQNPIVTTLNHFNKNKIKQVKDLTRKNKVLIIKKVRQNKKNNFKLENSDVYLTKRNSLTRKAKEIENSGSSFVKSKLILTFSLKNKYPKVKGRLTLANHREVTYEVVGTAKFETPLKRNVTGETIEKQLSKLDNYPFEITQINMNYDGSLFIPIKEINKIRRELFEGLESEIHKLYENKKEKINLRQIEMKRSDEISLSYYTNNLDDLKEIADVKRVYLEIPPNDSINFMVNFLKQSIETAFNKDYELIWKWPDIAHDNLVKSLTKVKGILNKLNYPIKIMSNDFKGEYGPYSMNIANTESINSLKGYKIITISPELRKRDYEDIIKNCEDNSKIEILVQGSLELMKTRYGFKENIKNASLNGEYPIRPSLSGEELIIFNNEDLSLIDEIGYLKSIGYVNFSIDGRYKNKDYIKMIDLYNDALNGNAKNKGIIKNFTKGNY from the coding sequence ATGAAGATACCTGAATTGCTTGCACCTGCCGGATCCATGGAACATCTAAAAATTGCAATTAATGCAGGAGCCAGTTCCGTTTATTTATCCGGAAAGAATTACGGGGCCAGGAAATTTGCCCAGAACTTTACGTTAGATGAAATTCACGAAGCGGTAAAGCTTGCACACCTGCATAATGTGAGAGTCTATGTTACAGTCAATACATTAATTAAGGAAAGTGAGCTTGAAAGCGTTTTGAATTATTTGAATGAGTTATATGCAATAGGCGTTGATGCGGTCCTGGTTCAGGATTTGGGTCTGATTGAACTGATCAACAGACACCTGCCAAAGCTTAAGATTCATGCCTCAACGCAATTGACATGTGAAAACCAAAGAAAACTAGATTATCTTGAAAGCAAAAACGTTAAAAGAGTTGTTTTGACACGTGAGATGAGAAAAGAAGAAATAGAAAACCTGAAAACAAATATGGAACTTGAAATCTTTGCTCATGGTGCGTTATGCTATTCATACTCAGGACAGTGCTTGATGAGCAGCTTTAAAGGTGGAAGAAGCGGGAACAGAGGAACATGTGCTCAGCCATGCAGGCAAAAATACCGATTAAACAATAAAGAGGATTACTATTTATCACCAAGAGACTTATGTCTATATGATGAATTGAAAGAAATCAGCGAAATGAACATAAGATGCATCAAAATTGAAGGAAGGATGCGTTCAAAGCAATATCTGGCCATTGTCATAAGCGAATATAGAAAGGCACTGAACAAACTGAAAAGCAATAAAACTTCAAAAACTGAAAATTTGAAACTTGTTTTCAATCGCGGATTTACCAAAGGACAGTTCAAAAGCACGTATGAACGAAGTATCCGTCCGGGACATTTGGGCTTGAAAATTGGAAAAGTAATTGAAACCAAAAAATCCCAAATCGCCATTAAACTAAACGATGATTTGAAAACTATTCCTGACAAAGGCGATGGACTCTTATTCATTAAAAAAGACAATGACTACGGAATGGAAATTTCACAAAATCCAATAGTCACAACACTTAATCATTTCAACAAGAATAAAATCAAGCAAGTAAAGGATTTGACAAGAAAAAATAAAGTTTTGATTATAAAAAAAGTTAGGCAAAACAAGAAAAATAACTTTAAACTTGAAAACAGTGATGTTTATTTAACCAAAAGAAATTCACTGACCAGAAAAGCAAAAGAAATAGAAAACAGCGGATCAAGCTTTGTAAAATCAAAACTGATATTGACATTTTCTCTTAAAAACAAATATCCGAAAGTCAAAGGAAGATTAACCTTAGCAAACCATAGGGAAGTAACTTATGAAGTAGTCGGAACCGCAAAATTTGAAACTCCTCTCAAAAGGAATGTTACGGGCGAAACGATTGAAAAACAATTGTCCAAGCTGGACAACTATCCATTTGAAATTACACAAATCAATATGAATTATGATGGAAGCCTGTTTATTCCAATCAAGGAAATCAATAAGATAAGAAGAGAACTGTTTGAAGGTTTGGAATCTGAAATCCATAAGTTATATGAAAATAAAAAGGAAAAGATTAATTTAAGACAAATAGAAATGAAAAGAAGTGATGAAATTTCTCTTTCATACTATACTAATAATTTAGACGATTTAAAAGAAATTGCTGATGTCAAAAGAGTTTATTTGGAAATTCCTCCAAACGACAGCATTAACTTTATGGTTAATTTCCTGAAACAATCCATAGAGACTGCATTCAATAAGGACTATGAGCTGATTTGGAAATGGCCGGACATTGCCCATGACAATTTAGTAAAATCCCTGACGAAAGTTAAGGGCATTTTAAATAAACTGAATTATCCGATAAAAATCATGTCCAATGATTTCAAAGGAGAATATGGACCTTATTCCATGAACATTGCAAATACAGAGTCAATAAACTCTCTTAAAGGTTATAAAATAATTACAATATCTCCAGAGCTTAGAAAGAGAGATTATGAAGACATAATAAAAAACTGTGAAGACAACTCAAAAATAGAGATTCTAGTTCAGGGTTCACTAGAACTTATGAAAACCAGATACGGATTTAAGGAAAATATAAAAAATGCAAGTTTAAATGGAGAATATCCAATAAGACCCAGCTTATCCGGTGAAGAACTGATTATTTTTAATAACGAGGATTTATCATTAATTGATGAAATTGGATATTTGAAGTCCATCGGTTATGTTAACTTTTCGATTGACGGAAGATATAAAAATAAAGACTACATTAAAATGATTGATTTATATAACGATGCATTGAATGGCAATGCAAAAAATAAAGGAATTATAAAGAATTTTACAAAAGGCAATTATTAG
- a CDS encoding AarF/ABC1/UbiB kinase family protein — translation MKIINKSTNSDIQRINQIYKVLKKNDFGYLIEENTFFKTFPFLRNRKINEEMPFVDNTVPVRIRRVFEDLGPAYIKLGQMLSTRPDLVGIEISEELQKLRDNTPVTDFEEIRKVIESELGQDLENIYTDFDEVPIGSASIAQVYTATLKNNEKKVAVKVQKPNSDEIIKTDLRIMKFLALRIDKYINKTKIYNLPAIVSEFEKSILKEINYLEEVRNIEIMQSNFKSIPYVYIPEVYNDYCSGKVINMELIEGDDLSKVIEDESGKYDKKLIAKRGTNSFFKQIMIDGFFHADPHPANIIIKDNNTICYIDMGMMGILSEGFKENLAELIMLLVNGNADNIINQLIYMDIIAPTQNTPELKEDIDDLMKKYYGNKLKNINGSIEDLLNTMIKHNISMPREFVMIGRGLALVEESGKKLNPEFDTAKELKRLSKKIVTHKLSPSRLVKVGYNHLLELGHLTKGLPTTVNSTLSKLEGGEITLKLKLEGINEISKQLTTAIIIAALIVGSSLALFADKGPAFIDIPLLGLFGYVISFALGMYLVVQFIMYNPD, via the coding sequence ATGAAAATTATTAATAAATCGACCAATTCTGATATTCAGCGAATAAATCAAATTTATAAAGTTTTAAAAAAGAACGATTTCGGATACTTGATTGAAGAAAATACTTTTTTTAAAACATTTCCTTTTCTAAGAAACCGTAAAATAAATGAAGAAATGCCATTCGTTGATAATACTGTTCCTGTAAGAATAAGGAGGGTGTTTGAGGATTTAGGTCCGGCATACATCAAATTAGGTCAGATGCTATCTACAAGACCTGATTTAGTGGGTATTGAAATATCTGAAGAACTTCAGAAATTAAGAGACAATACACCAGTAACCGATTTTGAAGAAATCAGGAAAGTCATTGAATCTGAATTGGGACAGGATTTAGAAAATATTTATACTGATTTTGATGAAGTACCAATAGGTTCTGCATCCATTGCACAGGTATATACGGCTACTTTAAAAAATAACGAAAAAAAAGTTGCAGTTAAAGTTCAAAAGCCAAATAGTGATGAGATTATTAAAACAGACCTTAGGATAATGAAATTTTTGGCTTTAAGAATTGACAAATATATCAATAAAACAAAAATTTACAATTTGCCTGCAATCGTTAGCGAATTTGAAAAGTCTATATTGAAAGAAATAAATTATCTTGAAGAAGTTAGAAATATAGAAATTATGCAATCAAATTTTAAAAGCATCCCTTACGTTTATATTCCAGAAGTTTATAACGATTACTGTTCCGGAAAGGTCATCAACATGGAATTGATTGAAGGAGATGATTTAAGTAAAGTAATCGAAGATGAAAGTGGAAAATACGATAAAAAATTAATTGCCAAAAGAGGAACAAATTCATTTTTCAAACAGATCATGATTGATGGATTCTTCCATGCAGACCCCCATCCTGCAAATATAATTATCAAGGACAATAATACAATCTGTTATATAGATATGGGAATGATGGGAATATTGAGCGAAGGATTTAAAGAAAACCTTGCAGAATTGATTATGCTTTTAGTAAACGGTAATGCGGATAACATCATCAATCAATTAATATACATGGATATAATTGCACCCACTCAGAATACTCCTGAGCTTAAAGAGGATATTGATGATTTAATGAAAAAATATTATGGAAATAAGTTGAAAAATATTAATGGAAGCATAGAAGACTTGCTTAATACAATGATAAAACATAATATATCAATGCCAAGAGAATTTGTAATGATTGGAAGGGGGCTGGCATTAGTAGAAGAAAGCGGTAAAAAATTAAATCCAGAATTTGATACCGCAAAAGAACTGAAAAGATTATCTAAAAAAATAGTTACCCATAAATTATCACCAAGCAGATTGGTAAAAGTAGGATATAACCATCTTTTAGAACTTGGACATTTGACAAAAGGACTGCCTACAACAGTAAATAGCACATTGTCAAAATTAGAAGGTGGCGAAATCACCTTAAAATTAAAATTAGAAGGAATAAATGAAATATCAAAACAACTGACAACAGCAATCATCATTGCGGCATTGATTGTTGGATCTTCACTGGCATTGTTTGCAGACAAGGGTCCTGCCTTTATAGATATACCACTATTAGGATTATTCGGATATGTAATAAGTTTTGCATTGGGAATGTATCTTGTAGTACAATTTATCATGTATAACCCGGATTAA
- a CDS encoding ABC transporter permease codes for MLDYRLNGYYSTFVKQSDHPSVYQFSDKIAKHKMMADIFPIVFIIVALLILLTTMTRIITHQRTQIGILKANGFKNSTITFHYISYGFCLVLSGSILGLILGPMIIPKLFYPSMIAVYQLPVWSPSWNMSFIFLIALITIFSLAVSNYAVSSISNEKPSEAIKPKVPKVSTSGFVERLRIWKRLSFNVRWNYRDAK; via the coding sequence TTGTTAGATTATCGTTTAAATGGATACTATAGCACATTTGTTAAACAATCCGACCATCCAAGCGTTTATCAGTTTTCAGACAAAATTGCAAAACACAAAATGATGGCAGATATTTTTCCAATTGTATTCATCATAGTTGCACTGTTAATACTTTTGACAACAATGACAAGGATAATTACACATCAAAGAACACAAATAGGCATATTAAAAGCCAATGGATTTAAAAACAGCACGATAACATTCCATTACATATCATATGGATTCTGCTTAGTTTTATCGGGATCCATTTTAGGTTTGATTTTAGGGCCAATGATAATACCAAAACTATTTTATCCATCAATGATTGCGGTATATCAACTACCAGTGTGGAGTCCTTCATGGAATATGAGTTTTATATTTTTAATAGCTTTAATAACCATATTTTCACTAGCTGTTTCAAATTATGCCGTTTCAAGCATTTCTAATGAAAAACCTTCAGAGGCAATTAAACCAAAAGTACCTAAAGTATCAACTTCAGGATTTGTTGAAAGATTAAGGATTTGGAAAAGATTATCCTTTAATGTCCGATGGAATTACAGGGATGCTAAATGA
- a CDS encoding DNA mismatch repair protein MutS, giving the protein MEGDLHTLQEIKGIGDKISEKIIKSVGGEEELQKIIDDVDVERIINIDGISQRKAIQIMNQLLNNDNYEFMKSDRALEIYEDIINKILAYSNTSYSKNRILLLSPSKDLNKIKKQVKFVMDAKKEVSQMPIIKLRGLMKNLKELEDAKAEYDASKVILVESEEDNSYLCDLGLNQYYPILTASDSPLLQEELMNYDLIFYVYSQGILDFEGMPNLVMINIDENDYEIVPEKIINFFIQNQDTFQRVHEIQKIRNKESVLGDIIPIIDELNIVDKKEVDIDELVNSLKYEMDEELEKSMKNVDLEGDEILNLLNNNFPPKISKIFDEIINKRKAIIKEKTGMDFDPYLRKYPIEIDEQEIERVKLERSSKKENDIFDIKKSAAIQLNSIKQKAIEEVQDAIKFDYEFSLGSFAYEYELTEPEFGDGIKLKGALHLDLSLKKDDENIQKIDYELTKNENIALLTGANSGGKTTLLETLTQISIMAQMGLPVSAKYCEIKLFDEIYHFSKKRSLDAGAFESFLNVFIPIVTTNSEKLVLLDELEGITELEAAVKIISTFIDMIKESHSYGIIVTHMARELMNYTDVRVDGIEAKGLDENYNLIVDRTPKMNFLAKSTPELILKRIYEKSDDELKVVYARILEKF; this is encoded by the coding sequence ATGGAAGGAGACTTACATACATTGCAAGAAATAAAAGGTATCGGAGATAAGATCTCTGAAAAAATAATAAAAAGCGTTGGAGGGGAAGAAGAACTCCAAAAAATAATTGATGATGTTGATGTGGAAAGAATCATTAATATTGACGGCATCAGCCAAAGAAAAGCTATTCAAATTATGAATCAATTATTGAATAATGACAATTATGAATTCATGAAAAGCGACAGGGCACTGGAAATATATGAAGACATAATTAACAAGATATTAGCCTATTCCAATACTTCATACTCCAAAAACAGAATATTATTGTTGTCACCTTCAAAAGACCTGAATAAGATTAAAAAGCAGGTTAAGTTTGTAATGGATGCCAAAAAAGAAGTATCCCAAATGCCCATCATCAAATTGAGAGGCCTGATGAAAAACTTAAAAGAGCTTGAAGACGCAAAAGCAGAATATGATGCGAGCAAAGTAATTTTAGTTGAAAGCGAAGAGGACAATTCATATTTATGTGATTTAGGCCTGAACCAATACTACCCAATCCTTACTGCAAGCGATTCTCCACTGCTCCAGGAAGAATTGATGAATTATGATTTAATATTTTATGTTTATTCACAGGGAATTCTTGATTTTGAAGGAATGCCAAATCTTGTAATGATTAACATTGATGAAAATGACTATGAAATCGTTCCTGAAAAAATAATTAACTTTTTTATCCAAAACCAGGATACCTTCCAAAGAGTTCATGAAATCCAAAAAATAAGAAATAAGGAAAGCGTTTTAGGCGACATAATTCCAATTATAGACGAATTGAACATAGTCGACAAAAAAGAAGTTGATATTGACGAACTTGTCAACTCACTGAAATATGAGATGGATGAGGAACTTGAAAAGTCAATGAAAAATGTTGACCTTGAAGGAGATGAAATTCTCAACCTATTAAACAATAATTTTCCTCCAAAGATAAGTAAAATATTTGACGAAATTATAAATAAACGGAAGGCAATAATCAAGGAAAAAACTGGGATGGACTTTGATCCGTACCTCCGAAAGTATCCTATTGAAATAGACGAACAGGAAATTGAAAGGGTGAAACTGGAACGCTCATCCAAAAAGGAAAATGACATTTTCGACATTAAGAAAAGTGCTGCAATACAGCTCAATTCAATAAAGCAAAAGGCAATTGAAGAAGTCCAGGATGCAATAAAATTCGACTATGAATTCAGCCTGGGAAGTTTTGCCTACGAATATGAATTAACAGAACCAGAATTTGGTGATGGAATAAAATTAAAAGGAGCACTCCATTTAGACTTATCCCTTAAAAAGGATGATGAAAACATCCAAAAGATTGACTATGAACTGACAAAAAATGAAAATATCGCATTACTGACCGGAGCAAACAGCGGAGGTAAAACAACACTTCTTGAAACATTGACGCAGATTTCAATAATGGCACAGATGGGACTTCCAGTAAGTGCAAAATATTGTGAAATCAAGCTGTTTGATGAGATTTATCACTTTTCCAAAAAACGGTCACTTGATGCTGGAGCATTCGAATCATTCCTGAACGTGTTCATTCCAATTGTAACAACCAACAGCGAAAAACTGGTATTGCTTGACGAGCTTGAAGGCATAACCGAGCTTGAAGCTGCAGTTAAAATCATATCAACATTCATAGACATGATTAAGGAATCACACTCATATGGAATAATAGTAACCCATATGGCAAGGGAACTGATGAATTATACTGATGTTAGAGTTGATGGAATAGAAGCAAAAGGTTTGGATGAAAACTATAATCTAATCGTTGACAGAACACCAAAAATGAATTTCCTTGCAAAAAGTACACCTGAATTGATTTTAAAAAGAATTTATGAAAAATCTGATGATGAGCTAAAAGTGGTGTATGCAAGAATTTTAGAAAAATTCTAA